One window of Microbacterium sp. Root61 genomic DNA carries:
- the ffh gene encoding signal recognition particle protein, with protein MATFGTLSDRLTETFRNLRKKGQLTPADVDGTVREIRRALLDADVALPVVKEFTAKVRERALGDEVNRALNPAQQVVQIVNEELVAILGGQQRRLQFAKTAPTVIMLAGLQGSGKTTFAGKLAKMLEKEGHTPLLVAADLQRPNAVNQLQVVAQQAGAAIYAPQPGNGVGDPVKVARDGVETARRQQHDVVIIDTAGRLGVDAELMKQASDIRKAVDPDEVLFVIDAMIGQDAVNTAKAFQEGVDFTGVVLSKLDGDARGGAALSVASVTGRPIIFASTGEGLDDLEPFHPDRMASRILDLGDIMTLIEQAQSAFDEAEAMKVAEKLATDSFTLEDFLEQMQQMKKMGSMKKMLGMLPGMGQMKQQLEDFDEKEIDRTEAIIRSMTLAERRNPKVLNGSRRLRIARGSGMTVTDVNALVNRFEQAAKMMKTVARGGVPNIPGMGPMPGARPGASAKRGKQPKGRPASRSGNPAKRAAEAAGAVEAAPAAPTGSGFGLGGGGAKAPTEADLAELQKLLGKG; from the coding sequence ATGGCGACTTTTGGCACGCTCTCCGATCGGCTTACCGAGACTTTCCGCAACCTTCGCAAGAAGGGGCAGCTGACGCCCGCAGACGTCGACGGGACGGTGCGCGAGATTCGTCGCGCCCTGCTCGACGCCGACGTCGCCCTGCCGGTCGTCAAGGAGTTCACGGCGAAGGTGCGCGAGCGCGCCCTCGGCGATGAGGTGAACCGGGCGCTCAACCCCGCCCAGCAGGTCGTGCAGATCGTCAACGAGGAGCTCGTCGCGATCCTCGGAGGGCAGCAGCGTCGCCTGCAGTTCGCCAAGACCGCGCCGACCGTCATCATGCTCGCCGGCCTGCAGGGCTCCGGCAAGACGACCTTCGCGGGAAAGCTCGCGAAGATGCTCGAGAAGGAGGGCCACACACCGCTCCTGGTCGCCGCCGACCTCCAGCGCCCCAACGCCGTCAACCAGCTGCAGGTCGTCGCCCAGCAGGCCGGTGCCGCGATCTACGCACCCCAGCCCGGCAACGGCGTCGGAGACCCGGTGAAGGTCGCCCGTGACGGCGTCGAGACCGCCCGTCGCCAGCAGCACGACGTCGTCATCATCGACACCGCCGGTCGCCTCGGCGTCGACGCCGAGCTGATGAAGCAGGCCTCCGACATCCGCAAGGCCGTCGATCCCGACGAGGTGCTCTTCGTCATCGACGCGATGATCGGTCAGGATGCCGTCAACACGGCCAAGGCCTTCCAGGAGGGCGTGGATTTCACCGGCGTCGTGCTCTCCAAGCTCGACGGTGACGCGCGCGGTGGTGCCGCGCTGTCCGTGGCGTCGGTGACGGGTCGCCCGATCATCTTCGCGTCCACAGGTGAGGGCCTCGACGACCTCGAGCCGTTCCACCCGGACCGCATGGCCTCGAGGATCCTCGACCTCGGTGACATCATGACCCTCATCGAGCAGGCGCAGAGCGCGTTCGACGAGGCCGAGGCCATGAAGGTCGCCGAGAAGCTCGCGACCGACAGCTTCACTCTCGAGGACTTCCTCGAGCAGATGCAGCAGATGAAGAAGATGGGCTCGATGAAGAAGATGCTCGGCATGTTGCCGGGCATGGGCCAGATGAAGCAGCAGCTCGAGGACTTCGACGAGAAGGAGATCGACCGCACCGAGGCGATCATCCGCTCGATGACGCTCGCCGAGCGCCGCAACCCCAAGGTCCTCAACGGCTCACGCCGCCTGCGCATCGCACGAGGCTCCGGGATGACGGTGACCGACGTCAACGCTCTGGTGAACCGTTTCGAGCAGGCCGCGAAGATGATGAAGACCGTCGCGCGCGGCGGTGTGCCCAACATCCCCGGCATGGGGCCGATGCCCGGTGCGCGTCCCGGTGCGTCAGCCAAGCGCGGCAAGCAGCCCAAGGGCCGCCCCGCCTCGCGGTCGGGCAACCCGGCCAAGCGTGCTGCCGAAGCGGCCGGTGCCGTCGAGGCTGCTCCCGCAGCGCCGACCGGATCCGGTTTCGGACTCGGTGGCGGCGGCGCGAAGGCACCGACCGAGGCCGACCTGGCCGAGCTCCAGAAGCTGCTCGGCAAGGGCTGA
- a CDS encoding RNA polymerase sigma factor, translating to MTRSHAALEAALAASSTDLLAYLQRRVGPVDAPDLLGETMIVAWRRAGEVPTEPERARMWLFGIARGTLLNHARGERRRWALADRIRGHVDADAAAPGSDEGLEVRDAIARLDPDLAELVRLVHWERLSLVDAAELLGIPASTARGRYARAKEELRVALGATASTP from the coding sequence ATGACCCGCTCCCACGCGGCCCTCGAGGCGGCGCTGGCCGCGTCATCCACCGATCTCCTCGCCTACCTGCAGCGACGGGTCGGACCGGTCGACGCACCCGACTTGCTCGGCGAGACCATGATCGTGGCCTGGCGCCGCGCCGGCGAGGTGCCGACCGAGCCCGAGCGCGCGCGCATGTGGCTCTTCGGCATCGCGCGGGGGACGCTCCTCAACCACGCGCGCGGTGAGCGCCGACGGTGGGCGCTGGCCGACCGCATCCGCGGGCATGTCGATGCGGATGCCGCGGCCCCGGGCTCTGACGAGGGGCTCGAGGTGCGCGACGCCATCGCCCGGCTCGACCCGGATCTCGCGGAGCTCGTGCGCCTGGTGCACTGGGAGCGGCTCTCGCTCGTCGATGCGGCGGAACTGCTCGGCATCCCGGCGTCCACCGCGCGCGGCCGCTACGCGAGGGCGAAGGAAGAGCTGCGCGTCGCCCTCGGTGCGACCGCGTCGACGCCGTGA
- a CDS encoding TetR family transcriptional regulator: MTTTPRSGRPRASSREVLAEAACELFLERGYDATSIVDITTRAGVSRSSFFNYFASKGDILWAGLDERIADAEAGLRTAPGHADAAVRQTLGHLVAGFAPDVLALALANAPAMGIEDELERETALRRARLGRMIAGRFRAVGVDAFRADVSASAYAGALMAAIEHWALAGPGRTSLADMLGRALASVTGGGNVRQLRVVVHAEDFEGALTFYRDTLGMPQADAFEADGGARVVILDAGRATLELANSAQVRFIDTVETDGVASEPIRLAIEVDDTLGTVERLADGGAVVEASARETPWRSLNARLRAPANVQLTVFQELGPA, translated from the coding sequence ATGACGACAACGCCGCGTTCCGGACGCCCCCGCGCCTCGTCGCGCGAAGTCCTCGCTGAAGCCGCCTGCGAGCTGTTCCTCGAGCGCGGGTACGACGCGACCTCGATCGTGGACATCACCACGCGCGCCGGAGTGAGCCGGTCCAGCTTCTTCAACTACTTCGCCTCCAAGGGCGACATCCTCTGGGCGGGCCTGGACGAACGGATCGCGGATGCCGAGGCCGGACTGCGCACGGCGCCCGGGCACGCCGACGCGGCCGTCCGCCAGACGCTCGGTCACCTCGTCGCCGGCTTCGCTCCGGATGTGCTGGCGCTGGCCCTCGCGAACGCTCCGGCCATGGGGATCGAGGATGAACTGGAGCGTGAGACGGCGCTTCGCCGCGCCCGCCTGGGGCGCATGATCGCGGGCCGCTTCCGCGCAGTCGGCGTCGATGCCTTCCGCGCCGATGTGTCCGCGTCGGCCTACGCGGGCGCCCTGATGGCGGCGATCGAGCACTGGGCTCTCGCCGGGCCCGGCCGCACATCCCTGGCGGACATGCTCGGCCGCGCGCTCGCCTCCGTGACAGGTGGCGGCAACGTCCGACAGCTGCGCGTCGTGGTGCACGCCGAGGATTTCGAGGGCGCGCTGACCTTCTATCGCGACACGCTCGGGATGCCGCAGGCCGATGCGTTCGAGGCGGATGGCGGTGCGCGCGTGGTCATCCTCGACGCCGGACGCGCAACCCTCGAGCTCGCGAACTCCGCCCAGGTGCGCTTCATCGACACGGTCGAGACCGACGGCGTCGCCAGCGAACCCATCCGGCTGGCCATCGAGGTGGACGACACCCTCGGCACGGTCGAGCGCCTCGCCGACGGGGGAGCGGTGGTCGAGGCATCCGCCCGCGAGACGCCGTGGCGGTCGCTCAATGCGCGGCTGCGGGCGCCCGCCAACGTGCAGCTGACGGTGTTCCAGGAACTCGGTCCAGCCTGA